In a genomic window of Zingiber officinale cultivar Zhangliang chromosome 9B, Zo_v1.1, whole genome shotgun sequence:
- the LOC122025109 gene encoding helicase SRCAP-like — MKKVIQVGVAGIVIVALNIFVFRSISDVPRMFLLVGGGGPGLLHWVRNWVYLHSLHIFLCIVWLLLCCLASFTPSRSAFPLSSSADTPLPFPVNSASTEPLPFPVGSASTEPLPFLVHSASTKQLPFPVNSASTEPLPSPVRSASTEPLTFSVNSALTEPLPSPVRSASTKTLSFLVNSAATVPLPPPVRSACTKPLTFPVNSASTEPLPSPVRSASTDPLPSPVRSASTEPLPFPVNSASTEPLPSPETLRSPELLPAPADSASTKLLPSPADSASTKLLPSPTNSASTESQPSLEPTPSPADSASTKPLPPSADSTSAGRALSLVLSAVSSAPIVCRKYNLVRSLADQILNRNLGSGVEELLELNRAALAVAFARTIALLEVAIETEVCLASGLWPSWAVQATDEQRGASAEKLAAETMWLGQKMAESRAASKAVTMWGSMVRLPVLAISVKPSLRNLIVRVGEFMFTLIHSEELEGNSTSSRLAMLKAWLPLLCQLGKEPDTVRILQTMIEKFPHKEQDDILSLAMLKAWLPLLCQLGKKADAVRLLERKIKKFTHEGQGDILSLWLRHYTSCSDFNCLNLENSYMRWYSESEKLNLK; from the exons ATGAAGAAGGTGATCCAGGTCGGCGTCGCCGGCATCGTCATCGTTGCCCTCAACATCTTTGTCTTCCGATCTATCTCAGACGTCCCGCGGATGTTCCTCCTCGTCGGCGGCGGAGGCCCTGGTCTTCTGCATTGGGTCCGCAATTGGGTCTACTTGCATTCCCTCCACATCTTTCTCTGCATCGTCTGGCTTCTCCTCTGTTGCCTCGCCTCGTTCACACCTTCCCGATCTGCCTTCCCGTTGTCTTCCTCCGCTGATACCCCGCTGCCTTTTCCCGTTAATTCCGCCTCTACCGAGCCGCTGCCTTTCCCCGTTGGTTCTGCCTCTACCGAGCCGCTGCCTTTCCTCGTTCATTCCGCCTCCACCAAGCAGCTGCCTTTTCCGGTTAATTCCGCCTCCACCGAGCCGCTGCCTTCCCCCGTTCGTTCCGCCTCCACCGAGCCGCTGACGTTTTCGGTTAATTCCGCCTTGACCGAGCCGCTGCCTTCCCCCGTTCGTTCCGCCTCCACCAAGACGCTGTCTTTTCTTGTTAATTCCGCCGCCACCGTGCCGCTGCCTCCCCCCGTTCGTTCCGCCTGCACCAAGCCGCTGACGTTTCCCGTTAATTCTGCCTCGACGGAGCCGCTGCCTTCCCCTGTTCGTTCTGCCTCGACCGATCCGCTGCCTTCCCCTGTTCGTTCTGCCTCCACCGAGCCGCTGCCTTTTCCCGTAAATTCTGCCTCCACCGAGCCGCTGCCTTCACCTGAAACGCTGCGTTCGCCCGAGCTGCTGCCTGCCCCCGCTGACTCCGCCTCCACCAAGTTGCTGCCTTCCCCCGCTGACTCCGCCTCCACCAAGCTGCTGCCTTCCCCCACTAACTCCGCCTCCACCGAGTCGCAGCCTTCACTCGAGCCGACGCCTTCCCCTGCTGATTCCGCCTCCACCAAACCGCTGCCTCCCTCAGCTGATTCCACCAGCGCCGGCCGTGCTCTCTCTCTCGTCCTCTCCGCTGTGTCCAGCGCCCCCATCGTCTGCCGCAAATACAACCTCGTACGCTCTCTTGCCGATCAGATCCTCAACAGAAACCTCGGCAGTGGCGTGGAAGAGCTCCTGGAGCTCAACCGCGCAGCTCTAGCCGTCGCTTTCGCGAGGACGATTGCCCTCCTCGAGGTCGCCATCGAGACGGAGGTGTGCCTGGCATCGGGGCTTTGGCCGAGTTGGGCCGTGCAGGCGACAGATGAGCAGCGCGGCGCCTCGGCAGAGAAACTTGCGGCGGAGACGATGTGGCTTGGGCAAAAGATGGCGGAGAGCAGGGCCGCCTCGAAAGCTGTGACGATGTGGGGGTCGATGGTAAGGCTCCCGGTGCTCGCAATCTCCGTCAAGCCGTCTCTTCGAAACTTAATCGTTCGTGTTGGCG aATTTATGTTCACGCTTATCCACTCGGAGGAATTGGAGGGAAACTCAACAAGCTCCCGACTAGCAATGCTCAAGGCATGGCTGCCATTACTTTGCCAACTTGGGAAGGAGCCAGATACGGTCAGAATATTGCAGACAATGATTGAGAAATTTCCTCACAAGGAGCAAGACGATATACTATCTTTAGCAATGCTGAAGGCATGGCTGCCCTTACTTTGCCAACTTGGAAAGAAAGCAGATGCTGTCAGATTATTGGAGAGAAAGATCAAGAAGTTTACTCATGAAGGGCAAGGGGATATTCTATCTCTCTGGCTTCGTCACTACACCAGTTGTTCTGATTTCAATTGCCttaaccttgaaaattcctacATGCGATGGTACTCTGAATCTGAAAAGCTCAATCTGAAATGA